The Euphorbia lathyris chromosome 8, ddEupLath1.1, whole genome shotgun sequence genome has a window encoding:
- the LOC136203553 gene encoding homogentisate geranylgeranyltransferase, chloroplastic-like produces MLHSSSTPNCHLLQQGNFTKVKAADKHLNYILKGRQQQRNWKNSKISCLKLVCLSRRSKNGEYVVKKFRRIVRNCSFQIASNSNNNYKNWNSTLENHFNSLYQFSRPHTVIGTIIGITSISLLPVEAIRDFSPTFLIGILKALLPSILMNIYVVGLNQLFDVEIDKVNKPYLPLASGNFSMETGILIVFASLLMSLGMGIMFQSPPILAALLISFGLGSVYSIELPLLRWKKQPFLAATCILIVRAIVVQLAFFIHIQKFVLGKPIVITRSVMFATAFMCFFATVIALFKDIPDVDGDRDFGIQSFSVSLGQERVFWLCVNMLLLAYGAAVVIGASSVAFLPNKLVTVLGHSTLALMLWLQAQSVDVTSNNSITSFYMFIWKLFYAEYFLIPFVR; encoded by the exons ATGCTTCACTCCAGTTCTACTCCTAATTGTCATCTCCTTCAACAAG GTAATTTCACAAAGGTGAAAGCAGCAGATAAACATTTGAATTACATCCTGAAAGGGCGGCAGCAGCAGCGGAACTGGAAGAACTCAAAGATTAGTTGCTTGAAATTGGTGTGTTTATCAAGAAGAAGTAAAAATGGTGAATATGTGGTGAAAAAATTTCGAAGAATAGTAAGAAATTGCAGTTTTCAGATTGCATCAAATTCAAACAACAATTAcaaaaattggaattcaacttTGGAGAATCATTTCAACTCTTTATATCAATTTTCACGCCCTCATACTGTTATTGGCACT ATCATAGGAATAACATCAATTTCCCTTCTCCCGGTTGAAGCAATCCGCGACTTCTCTCCGACATTTCTTATCGGAATATTGAAG GCATTGTTGCCCTCAATCTTAATGAACATCTATGTAGTGGGGTTGAATCAATTGTTTGATGTTGAAATAGACAAG GTGAACAAACCATATCTTCCACTTGCTTCTGGCAATTTCTCAATGGAAACTGGCATACTCATTGTTTTTGCTTCTCTACTCATG aGTCTTGGAATGGGAATTATGTTCCAATCTCCACCAATTCTTGCTGCTCTGCTTATAAGTTTTGGACTTGGAAGTGTATACTCCATTGAA CTTCCCTTGCTGAGATGGAAGAAACAACCTTTTTTAGCTGCAACATGTATCCTGATAGTAAGAGCTATTGTTGTTCAACTAGCTTTCTTTATACACATTCAG AAATTTGTTCTTGGGAAACCAATAGTTATTACAAGATCAGTGATGTTTGCAACTGCTTTCATGTGCTTCTTTGCTACTGTTATTGCTCTCTTTAAG GACATACCTGATGTAGATGGAGATAGAGATTTTGGGATTCAATCATTCAGTGTTAGCCTTGGCCAAGAAAGA GTGTTCTGGCTGTGTGTAAACATGCTGTTATTAGCATATGGAGCAGCTGTGGTGATTGGAGCTTCTTCTGTTGCTTTCCTGCCAAACAAGCTTGTtact GTATTAGGGCATAGCACTTTGGCATTGATGTTGTGGTTACAAGCACAATCTGTTGATGTCACAAGCAACAATTCTATCACTTCTTTTTACATGTTCATTTGGAAG